A region from the Onthophagus taurus isolate NC chromosome 8, IU_Otau_3.0, whole genome shotgun sequence genome encodes:
- the LOC139431378 gene encoding uncharacterized protein, translating into MADLNGLIRTRSVTKSALTRFENYVAKFIENNGSMGELKARQARAQLLLNEFEEVQLKIELIDGDSNYEQDRVAFEERFYRIMSECERLLERENITTELDTRISESATNAITDDFIRLPTLNLQTYDGSYENWQSFKDTFEATIFYELILDGQIKLDTITLRESHFGWLVTGTLPTVNHVTCHQTFHNVNNIEISVEKWWEMDDAGEETDFSLEELECEKSFKDSTRRNKDGRFIVKYPTDHDFVLGDSLSMAIKRFRNLERRLEENPTLKTEYCQFLQEYEDADHMSRVDELREETLMPIKDDLKGEAYYIPHHAVHKMDSSTTKIRVVFDASAKSSNGLSLNDILMNGPVIQSELFALLLRFREYNIVLSADVKQMFRQVLVSEEQREWQRILWRKNMNDKIGIFKLNTVTYGLKPATYLTTRCINAIASEFKEVNPMASDLILKNMYVDDITFGANNMPEALKLKTEISDILENRCFELRKWRSNCSQLLNDSGHSKLNDKHFIKDSSEIKTLGLVWDSQEDVLKFSINLHLNSNNKLTKRMALSLISRIFDPLGIVGPITVKAKLFMQGLWSLSLAWDDPLPGTMQNAFAELTEDLKQISSIAIPRNTIAQNCTLLEIHGFCDASLKAYGAAIYLRSKDHSDNVKMELLCSKSRVAPLKKCTLPRLELCGAVLLATLVKVVSEELSSRVARICLWTDSSIVVYWIRSDYKKFKPFVANRIQRIQSLTKCEMWNHIAGTDNPADILSRGASASNLKLSTWFTGPHWFKMNELNWPNTAVKISDDNELCEVKRISMISLLCSDSRFDVLEKFSNLRTLIRVIAWCRRFVNKCNKSIKVNAPSLTADEVTDAFDVVLKLIQWGDFRQEIECLTKYGTINKGKLGDA; encoded by the exons ATGGCTGATTTGAACGGTTTAATTAGAACTCGCTCGGTCACAAAATCTGCATTGACTAGATTTGAGAACTATGTAGCAAAATTCATAGAAAATAATGGTTCTATGGGTGAATTAAAAGCAAGACAAGCAAGAGCTCAACTATTGCTGAATGAGTTTGAGGAAGTACAGTTGAAGATTGAATTGATTGATGGTGACTCGAATTACGAACAAGATCGTGTAGCATTCGAAGAAAGGTTTTATCGAATAATGTCCGAATGTGAAAGGCTCTTGGAAAGGGAGAATATTACTACTGAATTGGATACCAGGATTTCGGAGTCTGCAACAAATGCCATTACTGATGATTTTATACGACTACCAACCTTGAATTTGCAAACGTATGATGGTTCATATGAAAACTGGCAAAGTTTTAAGGACACATTTGAGGCCACG atattttatgagttaattctGGACGGGCAGATTAAATTAGATACGATTACATTGAGAGAATCTCACTTCGGATGGTTAGTCACCGGAACACTGCCCACGGTGAACCATGTAACATGTCACCAAACGTTTCACAATGTCAACAACATAGAGATTTCTGTCGAGAAATGGTGGGAGATGGATGATGCAGGGGAAGAAACGGATTTTAGTTTGGAGGAGTTGGAGTGCGAAAAGAGTTTTAAAGATTCAACACGAAGAAACAAGGATGGtagatttattgttaaatacccAACTGATCATGATTTTGTTTTGGGAGACAGTCTTAGCATGGCAATAAAAAGATTTCGTAATTTGGAACGAAGGTTAGAGGAAAATCCTACTCTGAAGACTGAATATTGTCAATTTTTGCAAGAATATGAAGACGCTGATCACATGTCAAGAGTTGATGAACTGCGTGAGGAAACACTGATGCCAATTAAAGATGATTTGAAAGGAGAGGCTTACTATATACCACATCATGCAGTACATAAGATGGACAGTTCTACCACCAAGATAAGGGTAGTATTTGATGCTAGTGCTAAGAGCAGTAACGGATTGTCACTAAATGACATCTTAATGAATGGTCCAGTGATTCAAAGCGAATTATTTGCTTTACTATTAAGATTTAGAGAATATAATATTGTGTTGTCTGCGGATGTGAAGCAGATGTTTCGACAAGTATTAGTAAGTGAAGAGCAACGAGAGTGGCAAAGGATTCTGTGgagaaaaaatatgaatgaCAAAATaggaatatttaaattgaatactGTTACTTATGGCTTGAAGCCTGCCACTTATCTGACTACTAGATGCATTAATGCTATCGCTTCTGAATTCAAAGAAGTCAATCCAATGGCTTCTGATCTAATACTGAAAAATATGTATGTCGATGATATCACCTTTGGAGCTAACAACATGCCTGAAGCTTTAAAACTCAAAACTGAAATCAGTGATATTCTAGAGAATCGTTGTTTCGAGCTGAGAAAGTGGCGAAGTAATTGTTCCCAGCTATTGAATGATTCTGGACACAGCAAATTGAACGATAAACATTTCATTAAAGATAGTTCTGAAATAAAGACTTTGGGTTTGGTTTGGGATTCGCAAGAAGACGTATTGAAGTTCTCAATCAACTTACATCTGAACTCGAATAATAAACTAACTAAAAGAATGGCACTATCATTGATTTCTAGAATCTTTGACCCCTTGGGCATAGTTGGTCCGATAACTGTTAAGGCTAAACTTTTTATGCAGGGTTTGTGGTCGTTGAGCTTGGCTTGGGATGATCCTTTACCGGGAACAATGCAAAACGCATTTGCTGAACTCACtgaagatttaaaacaaatcagCAGCATTGCTATTCCTCGCAACACGATTGCTCAAAATTGTACTCTTTTGGAGATTCATGGATTTTGTGATGCTAGTTTAAAGGCGTATGGTGCTGCGATTTATTTACGTTCTAAGGATCACTCAGATAACGTCAAAATGGAGTTACTCTGTTCAAAATCAAGAGTTGcacctttaaaaaaatgtacgctTCCCAGACTTGAGTTGTGTGGGGCTGTGTTACTTGCTACTTTGGTCAAGGTCGTTTCTGAAGAATTGTCTTCTCGAGTTGCTAGAATATGCTTGTGGACTGATTCCTCAATTGTTGTCTATTGGATAAGATCTGATTATAAGAAATTCAAACCTTTTGTTGCAAATAGAATTCAAAGAATTCAATCACTTACAAAGTGTGAAATGTGGAATCATATTGCAGGTACTGATAACCCTGCTGATATTCTTTCTCGAGGTGCCTCAGCATCAAATTTAAAGCTTTCTACCTGGTTTACTGGTCCTCACTGGTTTAAAATGAATGAGCTAAATTGGCCAAATACTGCAGTGAAGATATCTGATGACAATGAGTTGTGTGAAGTGAAAAGGATATCGATGATATCGCTTTTATGTTCCGACAGTAGGTTTGatgttttggaaaaattttcgaatttaaGAACGTTGATACGAGTGATTGCATGGTGCAGGAGATTTGTGAATAAGtgcaataaatcaataaaggTAAACGCACCTTCTTTAACTGCTGATGAGGTTACTGATGCATTTGATGTTGTTTTGAAGTTGATCCAGTGGGGCGATTTTCGCCAGGAGATAGAGTGTTTAACGAAATACGGTACGATTAATAAAGGAA AGTTGGGGGACGCTTAA